The Zobellia alginiliquefaciens genome contains a region encoding:
- a CDS encoding alkaline phosphatase, which produces MNRRKFFRNGSLLTLGTSLLHPFNSTANSIGNSGKNKKAKNIIVVVSDGMSIGTLNMADLYLSRKIGTGTNWLQLYKDNKVTRSLMDMASASSIVTDSAAASSSWGGGVRIDNGALNVSKNGEEHLPIWQKFKQAGKKAGCVTTVPITHATPAGFCINSKSRNAQEQIAEKYLQQKFDVMMGGGDTYFSPEKRKDKKNLYKDFSSNGYEVVQTRNEMLSASIDKPILGVFNDGALPYSIDRNNSKELLQKVPTLAEMTHKAIEAMKDHPKGFVLQVEAGKVDWAAHGNDIAGLLYDQVAHDDAIQVAMDFAEQDGETLVIITTDHGNANPGLIYGKETNDNFDSVQKYKHTNEWILNGIGKETSVSQLKERVAYANAMPLTDEKAKLLLSYYSELQTEDGLYNPKKLPFKVLAEIQSKHNSVGWISMQHSADYVELAMYGPGSQHLKPFIKNTDLHYFMLEAAEVENTF; this is translated from the coding sequence ATGAACAGAAGAAAATTTTTTAGAAACGGATCGCTGCTTACGCTTGGGACATCCTTACTTCACCCTTTTAACAGTACTGCCAATAGTATCGGGAACTCCGGCAAAAACAAAAAAGCAAAAAACATTATCGTAGTGGTTAGTGATGGTATGAGTATTGGCACATTGAACATGGCCGATTTGTACCTTTCCAGAAAAATAGGTACAGGCACCAATTGGTTGCAACTGTATAAAGACAATAAGGTAACCAGATCACTTATGGATATGGCTTCCGCCAGTTCTATAGTAACGGATTCCGCTGCGGCAAGCTCCTCTTGGGGCGGAGGTGTGCGTATTGATAATGGCGCATTAAACGTGAGCAAAAACGGAGAAGAACACCTTCCTATCTGGCAGAAATTTAAACAAGCAGGAAAAAAAGCGGGTTGTGTCACCACGGTACCCATCACCCACGCTACTCCAGCCGGATTCTGTATTAATTCCAAATCAAGAAACGCCCAGGAACAGATTGCCGAGAAATACTTGCAACAAAAATTTGATGTAATGATGGGGGGGGGCGATACGTACTTTTCTCCGGAGAAGCGAAAAGACAAAAAGAATTTGTACAAAGATTTTTCATCAAACGGTTATGAAGTGGTACAAACCAGAAATGAAATGCTTTCGGCATCTATAGATAAACCAATTTTAGGGGTTTTTAATGATGGTGCACTTCCCTACTCCATAGATAGAAATAATAGTAAAGAACTTCTGCAAAAAGTACCTACGCTTGCCGAAATGACGCATAAAGCCATTGAAGCCATGAAAGACCACCCTAAAGGTTTTGTATTACAGGTAGAGGCCGGAAAAGTAGATTGGGCCGCACATGGGAACGATATTGCCGGCCTTTTGTACGATCAAGTGGCGCATGACGACGCTATACAAGTAGCTATGGATTTTGCCGAGCAAGACGGCGAAACTTTAGTCATTATCACCACAGACCACGGTAATGCCAACCCAGGATTGATTTATGGAAAAGAGACAAACGATAATTTTGATTCCGTCCAGAAATACAAACACACCAATGAGTGGATTTTGAACGGTATCGGCAAAGAAACATCCGTATCCCAATTGAAGGAAAGAGTAGCTTATGCCAATGCAATGCCGCTTACGGACGAAAAAGCAAAACTATTATTAAGTTACTATTCCGAATTACAAACGGAAGACGGCCTATACAATCCAAAGAAACTTCCTTTTAAGGTTTTGGCAGAAATACAGTCAAAACACAATTCTGTGGGTTGGATCAGTATGCAGCATTCTGCCGATTATGTTGAATTGGCCATGTACGGACCGGGAAGCCAACATTTAAAACCCTTTATAAAGAATACGGACCTACACTACTTTATGCTTGAAGCTGCGGAAGTAGAAAATACTTTTTAA
- a CDS encoding FecR family protein — MTEKELQNLIDKYISGNCSQEEQELLDKVLDSYTDADATLPEIEEEFRIQSEIYSHILKKGIAPNKTHSTKTYKWLKIAAAMVLLLFSLSAAFYTINPFEKENVVAQSFVTKSTEWGQRSTLTLQDGTKITLNAGSSIEFPESFNALSTREVKLNGEAFFEVAKNPNKPFIIHTENVTTQVLGTSFNVNAYDFSENISVTVRTGKVRVQSENKDGAINTVYLTPNQMAAYSKKGDELITSTVDNENYLDWKNGIIRFNDITFLEASKMLTRWYGIEIDFQSPSLKNCHVTARYEKAKLHVVLESIKFATKGMDYEYLENHTILLKGSCNH; from the coding sequence ATGACGGAAAAAGAACTTCAAAATTTAATAGACAAATACATTTCAGGCAACTGTTCCCAAGAGGAACAGGAGCTTTTGGATAAAGTTCTTGACAGCTATACTGATGCCGATGCTACTTTGCCGGAAATAGAAGAAGAGTTCCGTATTCAATCGGAAATATATTCCCACATTCTTAAAAAGGGAATAGCCCCTAACAAAACCCACTCAACCAAAACCTACAAATGGTTGAAAATTGCTGCAGCAATGGTTTTACTTTTATTTAGTTTAAGTGCTGCTTTTTATACCATCAACCCATTTGAAAAAGAAAATGTAGTTGCCCAATCTTTTGTAACTAAATCTACGGAATGGGGTCAACGTTCTACTTTAACGCTGCAAGACGGAACAAAAATTACCTTAAATGCGGGCAGCAGTATTGAGTTTCCCGAAAGTTTCAATGCGCTATCTACAAGAGAAGTGAAGCTAAATGGTGAAGCATTTTTTGAAGTAGCAAAGAATCCCAATAAACCGTTTATAATCCATACAGAGAATGTAACCACTCAGGTATTGGGAACCTCGTTCAATGTAAACGCTTATGACTTTAGCGAAAATATTTCAGTAACTGTCAGGACGGGAAAAGTACGGGTACAATCGGAAAATAAAGATGGTGCCATCAATACGGTATATCTTACTCCCAATCAAATGGCTGCATACAGTAAAAAAGGTGATGAACTTATTACCTCTACCGTTGATAATGAAAACTATCTAGATTGGAAAAATGGAATTATCAGATTTAACGATATCACTTTCTTAGAGGCTTCTAAAATGCTCACCAGATGGTACGGTATTGAAATAGACTTTCAGTCTCCATCCCTTAAAAATTGCCATGTTACGGCACGTTATGAGAAAGCAAAACTCCACGTAGTTCTAGAGAGTATAAAATTTGCTACCAAAGGAATGGATTACGAGTATTTAGAAAACCATACCATTTTATTAAAAGGATCATGCAACCATTAA
- a CDS encoding RNA polymerase sigma-70 factor, translating into MKISDANLFLLTLKDNEVAFKQLYDRLWKSLYLFSLKLLQNETEAKDVVQDVFCNLWTKRKELEIKNVKSYLFSATKYKCLEYIRKNKKYSDLLTQINLADLENNTERELDFKETKSKIENGINTLPLKTKQIFTMSRYDDLSNKEIAHKLNISIKTVEYHITQSIKQLTPVIAS; encoded by the coding sequence ATGAAAATCTCAGATGCCAATTTGTTTTTGCTTACTCTCAAGGACAACGAGGTTGCTTTTAAGCAACTCTATGACCGGCTCTGGAAAAGTCTTTATCTATTCTCTCTTAAACTTTTACAAAACGAAACAGAAGCCAAAGATGTAGTTCAGGATGTTTTCTGTAATCTCTGGACAAAAAGGAAAGAACTTGAAATTAAAAATGTAAAATCTTACTTGTTTTCTGCAACTAAATACAAATGCTTAGAATATATAAGGAAAAACAAAAAATATTCTGATTTACTAACTCAGATAAATCTTGCCGATTTAGAAAACAACACGGAGCGGGAGTTGGACTTTAAGGAAACGAAGTCCAAAATTGAAAATGGTATTAATACATTACCATTGAAGACCAAGCAAATTTTTACCATGAGCAGGTATGATGACCTTTCTAACAAAGAAATTGCCCATAAATTAAATATTTCAATAAAAACCGTTGAATATCATATCACCCAATCAATCAAACAATTAACTCCGGTTATTGCTTCTTAA